The following DNA comes from Cucumis sativus cultivar 9930 chromosome 7, Cucumber_9930_V3, whole genome shotgun sequence.
TTGAGATTGACTTTGAGTATGTTTTAGTTGTTTCAagacttttgaaattttgcacTTGCTATGTTGGACATTTCATCTTGTTGAAGTGCTGATTGctttactttttcttcctttcataACTTTATGGCCATTGCTATATCACAACGATTAGGAAATTTGCATTGGGATTGAACATTCATCTTCAATTGTGGTGTTCGACTTCCCTTTTCTCTATTCTTTTGTGGTGTGAAGTGAATTTTGGCTTTTATAGTCAAAAGGCTATGAGATTGAGTACATGGCTTTAAGAGAAAGGGATCTCATATTTGATCTCGAAAATGGGGGGAAGATCATTGAAGAGGTTGGAAGTGGGGAACCGAGTTCAACCAAAAGAGATGTAAAGAATTTTTGGAGTAGGTTGACAGAGGATTCACTGCTGAAAGATGAGCGAGCCATAGCCTCAAACAGTAATTTTGCTAATTCTATTACCGACGTCATTGCTGATGAGAGCTTAGGATTGTTGATAGATAAGAACTTGGAAGGAGAAGATGTTCATGAAGTTTTTGTGCACGTGGAGAAAAATAATGCTAGAGGGAAGcataagaataagaaaaaggcTCCGAAGCCACCACGGCCTCCCAAAGGTCCTTCGCTTGATGCTGCGGACAGAATGATGGTGAAGGAACTTGCAGTGCTTGCTATGAAAAAACGTGCAAGAGCTGAGAGAATGAAAGCATTGAAGAAGGCAAAAGCAGAGAAAACATCTTCTTTCAATAGTTGCATACCTGCCTTGATTATCacattcctcttcttccttgtCATTATCATTCAAGGTAAGATTATTTAGGTTCTATTACAGTATTACATTTACTTTTAGAAACTGCTTGGTCTCAAAAACTTGAACTGCTTCGATTTATCAGCCTCTGCTTTATCTGAGCTGCAGGTTCAGAAGGCGTTCTTATTGTTGGGTTCTTTAATCTGGATGTTAATTTATCTCTGTTTTTAGCATTATGTTTTTAAGGGCACTTTGTTCGACTGTATTTTCAGGAATAAGCCCCAGAAGCAGTTCGATATTGCAGGGGTCACCTGAACCTGCTGTTGGTGGTAGTAGTGGGTTCATTTCTGTTCAGTACATTAAAAGCTTTCCCCCAAATGAAAGCAATGTATCCAATCCCCCCTCGTTTAAGTGcgtatttttatttgaatggttATGATTGATGGG
Coding sequences within:
- the LOC101218752 gene encoding uncharacterized protein LOC101218752, yielding MALRERDLIFDLENGGKIIEEVGSGEPSSTKRDVKNFWSRLTEDSLLKDERAIASNSNFANSITDVIADESLGLLIDKNLEGEDVHEVFVHVEKNNARGKHKNKKKAPKPPRPPKGPSLDAADRMMVKELAVLAMKKRARAERMKALKKAKAEKTSSFNSCIPALIITFLFFLVIIIQGISPRSSSILQGSPEPAVGGSSGFISVQYIKSFPPNESNVSNPPSFNSAA